The genomic segment TCTATTCCTTGTCGCCCCCAGATGAAGGGTCCCCATATCAGCACCATTGTCTGTGCTTGTTATTTTAAATTCAGCACCGTCATCCTGGTTGTATGAGGTGCATGAAGAACCATCTTGAGACCAGAAGGTGAGATATTCTGACTCATGGGCAGCCACATCAAAACTCTGAGCGTAACCACCAGTACTGAAGCCCTGCATCTGATATGCATGAAGGAATTGAAAGTGCATCCCGTAGTCGGTGTTGTTGTGAATCGTAACGTTGGAGGAAAACTCACCGTTAACGCATGATGCGTGTGCCATAGATATGGAGGATAGGAGAGCCGCAGCGATAGCTGCGTGTTTCATTTTAGGTTTCATTTTTACATCCTGTTTTTACGGGAGGATTCATAAGGACTCTAAAGCAGATTGGTCGATCTCCACTGAGCCATAAGTTCCTGCTCCAGCGGCGCTTCTATTTTGGGAAGGATGCCTCCGGCTCCATGTAAATCTGGTACTGCATCCCAAGAAACATCAAAAAGACCGCTCGATACTCAGTCTAAAACCCTCATCAAATGCAAAAACACACAGTCTCCTCACTGACAGCTCGGTCGCCATGTGTTGCAAGCGGATTTATACAGCACTTATCAACTGAATGCTTTTAGAAGAAGCTAATCCTTTGATATCCTGGAAAAAAGTTACCATCGTCACCTCGACCTGGCGAATCGTGTCCTGGGTGAGATGCTACCATTGGTTTACAGCGCATTGGATGATGAGCCTCAAGCCCCTTTGAGGTGACCTACGCATCCTTGGCAAAAGAGCGTTTCCTATCGCTGTGAGGGCTGCGGCGGCCGCCTGGGCCTGAGGAGTTGTGGGTTGGCCTGAAAAAGTCCTGTTCATTGTTGCTCATCACTAATTTAGAGCAAGCAAACTGCGTGATTTGCGTCGTGAGCAGGACATTTTCAGAAGACAATAGGTTCAAAATTGAAACGTCAGCAAAGCCTAATACACAAACTGCATCTTAAATGATCCGCAGAATTGTTGATGCTCCCCATTCCAGATGAACCTAAGGTAGCCATCCTCGGTGAGGGGACCACAGACATCCTGGCGAAGCAGGGCTATTCCCCGCCCTATGGGATTGGCAGTGGTCCTAAAATAGATCCCATTGCCCTGACTTTTTACGATCTGCCTGGCAAAATCGAGCTGTGTTGCTGGTGAGCACTGATCTTGATCCAGGCTTTTCTCAAAGTCGACCAGAGGCTTGAGGGGCGTCATCCACTCGATTTTTGCCGTAAGCTCCAGATCCACCTGCACCGTCTCTGCCAGCAGAGGTGTCAACTCACGCATCAGTTCTCCCGCTGCGGTTTTGACACTGTCATAGGCATAAAACACCCCGAAACTGCCATCGCTAAATTGCGAGGCTCTGGGACAACTAAATGCCCGAAGAAGAGATTCTGCGACCAGAGTCCCTGCCCAGTGCGATTTGGGACCAGATCTGCGCTCATCCCTGTGATGTCGGGCAAGGGGACAGGTCAGCTGCTCAATCTGTGAGGCCAGAAGCCGCTCCTCGGGATCATGGGATGAGCAATTTTGGGTTGAGATTTCAGGCCAGTGGCATAAACGAAGATGAAACCACTGAGATAAGTTGAGTTGAGTTTTCATCGATTGAACTTGCATATCATCCAAGCCACCGGTCCAGGTAGCGACGCACTGCTGCTATGTCCAGCAGGCTTCCGCCCAGCATTAATTCAATGGCTGTTTTTCCGTGAAAAGGTGCCAGCTGATTTGGCTGGTGGACCCAGTTTCTGGCGAGTTCGACAGAGCCAAACAGAGCCTTGAGGTTTTTCTCTATTCCCATCAGGTAGGAGATCCGCTCGATCAAATCGCGACCCAGGCTGACTTCAGGGAGCTTTTTGTACTTAAAATAAGTTGAATCCGGCAGGGAGCCTAACAGGATCTGCTGCTGCTCGCGACTCAGTTGCCACAGTTCAGCGAGCCGAAAAAAGCCTTGCAGGGCCATCTGCCCCGTCTGTTTACAGTGAAACTGGATAGACATTAAACACCACCTACAATCATCGACTACAATTGTGGAGTATTGTATCCATATGAAACATATATAGATAGAGTCATAACATTACTACCGAGCGGGTATAAGCCGTGACTCTCGATATAGACTAGTACATCATTTCAGAGCATTTGACCTATGTTGTTTAACGATCCCTTCACGGGTGTCTGAAATATCATTTAGGCCCGTTGCCAGCATGGATGCTGGCGTCGAGCATACACGGAAGTATTCACTGCGTTGCCTCAAATGATATTCAGGCAGCGACAAACCAATTGAAACGATCTACTAGTGAAGCTAGGCGTTATTATCTTTACCGCTTATGCTGATGATCTTGTTTGACGCACAGAAGAAAACCCTGTCGGGGAAGCCCGATTGCGCCTTACTAAAGCGCATTTATCCGCTATGCTAGTCTCTATGTTTAATTAGCCTGAAAGGAAATAACTATGGTGACGAGAAAGAGTCGGTGGCTGGCAGTGGCGACCATGGGTATAGCTGCAGCTTTTCTGCAAGCTTGCTCAGGAAGTGCAACCGAAAACAAGGCTGAAGTCGGGTCGCAGCAAGCACTGCCACCGGCCTACCTTTCAGTCTCTCAGTGGCAACAGTGTACCTCAGAGAAAGATATGGGTAGCTGGAAGTCGGTTTGCTTGCCCCAAACTAAACCGGCAAACTGCCCGGCTAAATCTTGGGATACTTTGCAACAGGACAAGAAGATGCCCGGTTGTCAGTAAGTGGCAAGCTCGAGCCTGCCCCCGGGGTTTAGGCTCTGCTGACGATTCAGAACTTCATATTGAAAGGGATTGCCCTTGGCCAACCGATATAAACCGCGACACGATCGGCCATACGATCGGCCATACGATCGGCCATACGATCGGCCATACGATCGGCCATGGCTAGATGGTCTACGGCTAACGGCCCTGATAGCCCACGCCGTCGATGAGCAGATTGAGTTTTTCAGGATACCCAACGGCGTTCCCTCTCTTGCTTTTTAATAGACTGCGCCCTATTGGGCATAGCCTGTGAGCTCGGCTACTGTACTCCTTATCGGGCCTCTGTATAATCGACAAAGAAACTCATTTAGGGACAGTCAATAAGTGGTAGAACTAAAAGCAAACGTACTCAAACCAGATTACTCTCAAGATTTCCCGGCCATTGAGCGCTTAACAGATGTCGAAGCCCGTAATTTCGTCGATCTTCAGCCCCGGGCTCAATCCGCGTTTGAGGCCTTTACCCTGCTCAGCGGACAAACGGAATTTTTTCTGCTCAACGGGTTTACCGGTGTCGATTATGAGCGTGCCTGCCGCGATCTGATCCAGCGTTATGATGATCACAGTAAGCACCTGTATGATGTGTGCTACGCCGAAAACCTGATCAATCCATTCAAACCGATCTGGCTTCACCTGATGCCGGGAACCGGGATCAAGTTCTGTGAACAGATCAGTGAGTTGATCCACTATATGCAGCATCACCTGGATGCTGAGCACCTGGTCACCAAGATCCTTAAAAAACAAAATGGTGATGAGAAGGTTGCAGATTATCTCGAGCAGCTCTCCGCTCACGTGGCACAAAATAAAGAGTTTCAGCATCCGGTTTTGATCAACCTGCTGATCCACCATGATACCGGGCAGCGCCCCGTGCTGTTTGCCCGGGATCTCAGCTGGGAGAAACTATTCGGCTCGGTCAACTACCAGACCGAACAGGGCTCCGTGTTCAGCCATCACCACCTGCTGGAGCCGGGCCTGGTACGCCAGGCTAATGGTGGCTACCTGGTTCTTCCCATCGATGAACTGCTTGATCAACCCCACCTCTGGTTCAAGCTGCGCAATGCGATTGCCGAAGGCTACCTGGATTGGAACTACTACCAGGAGAGCAAACAGCTGACCCCTCTCTATCAGCCGGAAGCCACCCCGCTCAACATCAGCGTCATCCTGGTGGGTGATCGGGTATCGGCCGCCGAAATCAGCATGCTGGATCGTGAAGTGGTGGATATTGTCAGCCTGCGTGCCGATCTGATCCATGAGCTTGATACCAACCAATACCTGGGCGAGTTTATCGGCTACCTGGAGGGGTTACGGCAAAAGTTTAACCTGGCGGATTTTGATCGGGGTGCGATTAAGGCTCTGTGCCGCTATGCCTCACGACTGTGCGAGCATCAATCCTTCGTGTCCCTGGCAGAGGCACCGATCGCCTCACTGATGAAGCTTGCCAGCGCCCGACAGCCTGAACTCATCACCGCCGAGGATATCAGCCGGGTATTAAAAGAGCAGGATTACCGTCTCAACTACCTGGTCGAGCACTCAGACCGAGCGATCATCGATGGTCAGATCCTGCTCCAGACCTCCGGGCAGGTGGTTGGCCAGATCAATGGACTCTCTGTCATCGAGATCCTCGGCCACCCCTATAACTTTGGTGAACCGGTCCGGCTGACAGCAACCGTGCACCTTGGTGAAGGTGAGCTTTCTGATATCGAGCGTAAGGCGGAGTTAGCCGGGCAGATCCATGCCAAGGCGATGATGATTATCCACGGCTACCTCTCAAACATCTTTGGCAGCGAAAATCCCTCGCCCCTATCGGGCAATCTGGTTTTCGAGCAGTCCTATCATGAGATCGACGGAGACAGTGCCTCCCTGACCGGTCTGTGCGCCGTCCTCTCCGCCCTCTCCCACGTCCCCATTTATCAGCACTTTGCGGTGACCGGTGCAGTTGACCAGTTTGGCAATGTTCAGCCGGTCGGAGGCGTGAACGAGAAGATAGAGGGCTTCTTCCGGGTGTGTAAAATTCATGGGCTCAATGGCAAGCAGGGCGTGATCCTCCCCCATACCAATACCATGCAGCTCAACCTGGCAGATGAAGTGATAGAAGCGGTTGAGCAAGGCAAATTCCACCTCTATCCGGTGGAGCATGTTGAAGAGGCGATCGAACTTCTCACCGGAATGTCTGCCGGTGACAGCTCGCAGCCCAATACCCTGTTCGGCAAGATCCGCCAGCGTCTCGATGAGCTAAACTTCAGCGAGAATCGCTCGGTCTCCATCTTAAAACGAATATTTTCACGAACTTAGTGGGTTAGGGGTTGATTAGCGAACAGGTGTTCGCTAAATTATGCCAAAAATTCTAGTGACCTAATCAATATAAAGGACAGTGACGCGTGTCTGAACAGAACAAATCTCTTAAAGAGCTGGGAAGAAACTCATTTGAAAAGCAGGATCTGCTGGATTGCAGCCAGGGCATCCTGTTTGGTGAAGGCAATAGTCAGCTTCCGGCTCCAAACATGCTGATGATGGATCGTATCGCACACATCAGTGATGAAGGTGGAGAGTTTGGCAAAGGCGAGATCATTGCAGAGCTGGATATCACCCCGGAACTGTGGTTTTTCGACTGCCACTTCCCTGGTGACCCGGTAATGCCAGGCTGCCTGGGACTGGATGCCATGTGGCAGCTGGTTGGATTCTTCCTCGGCTGGGAAGGTGGTCCGGGCAAAGGGCGTGCTCTGGGTGTTGGTGAGGTGAAGTTCACCGGTCAGATCCTGCCTACTGCCAAGAAGGTAACCTATAAGATCAAGATGAAGCGAGTGATCCGCCGCAAGCTCTACATGGGCGTTGCTGATGGCTCCGTTGAGGTTGACGGCAAAGAGATCTATGTTGCTAAAGATCTGAAAGTCGGTCTGTTCCAGGACACTTCAACTTTCTAAACCCTTTTTATTCAATGGGTTAAATAAAGGCGCCACTTGCTGGCGCTTTTTTATATCCAGCAGACCGACTCAACTATGGTTTTTTATACTGCCACTGGTATAATAGCTATACCTTTACCACTAATGGTGACTCTCATGCGTCAATTTTTGATCATCATTCGTGATTTGCTCGTATTATTTGCCTGCCTGGAAGTGGGCGAGCTCATCGCCCATCAGCTGCCATTTCCCTTTCCCGGAAGTATCATCGGCATGCTGCTACTCTTTGTACTGCTGAGCCTGCAGCTGGTGAAGCTGCACTGGGTTGAAGCTGGGGCTGGCCTGCTGCTACGCCACATGTCAGTACTATTCATTCCGGTCGCTGTTGGAGTGATGGCTTATTCTGCCCTGTTACAACAAGCACTTATTTACATCGTTTTAAGCGCCTTAAGTGGTGTCGTCCTGATCCTACTGGTGGTGGGACATCTTTATCAGAGGCTCAACCAATGATCTATGCTGCACTTCCCCTGACTCTGATCCTGTATATCCTGGTACGACACCTCTACCGAAAGTACCCTCACCCCCTGATCAATCCACTGCTGATCCCGACCCTGATTCTGATCGCACTGATCGCCTATTTTAAGCTCCCCCTGGCAGACTATCAGAAGGGTAGCTGGCCGATCTCGGCCCTGCTTAACCCTGCCGTCGTTGCCCTGGCCCTCCCCCTTTACCAGCAGTTGCAGCAGATCCGCAAGAAACTAAAATTGATCGCCATCTGCACCCTCAGCGGGGTATTTATCTCTGTGGTCATTGCACTGATCCTGGGCCTGTTACTGGGAGCTCATAAAGAGATGATCGCCTCGCTGATCACGCGCTCGATCACCACCCCAATCGCGATGCCGGTCAGCCAGACCATGGGGGGATCCCGGCGATCGCCGCAGCCGTAGTGGTGATGGTAGGGATCCTTGGAGGTGTCATCGGCTACCCCCTGCTTAAGCTGTTCCGGGTGACCGACCCCGAGGCTCAGGGACTGGCGATGGGTGCCTGCTCCCATGCGATTGGAACCGTTGCTTCTGCGGAGCGTGGGATCGCTCAGGGCGCTTTTTCATCCCTGGCCATGGTAGTCTGTGGTGTGGTGACCGCAATCGTTGCGCCGATTCTGTTTGGCCTGTTTACCCTCATTACAGGCTAAATCCTGAGCAAGCCCGCACTTTTTCCCACAAAAAGCCTGATTTATGCAAAGAGAGTGTGATCCTTCTCATTCTCTTTCGCTGCCACTCTCATTACAATATGCCCCCGTAAAATAAAACAGGAGAGCGCTATGCATACTCGTTTGCAGCAGGCGTTACAACAACTTCCTGAAAATCTGCAGTCCGCTGTGCAGCCTATGTTGCAAGATGGATTTAATGCTACTTTCTCAGCAGCTCAGGTGGCAGAGCTCAAACAATCGACCGGATTGGATGATCCCCAGCTGCAGCTTGCCCTTTTGCCCCTCGCTGCGGCGTTTGCCGTTGTTCCTATCTCAAACTTTCAGGTCGGCGCGATCGCCCGTGGTAAAACAGGTTCCCTTTACCTGGGTGCCAACTTCGAGTTCTCGGGGAATGGCCTGTTCCATTCGATCCACGCAGAGCAATCAGCGATCTCAAACGCCTGGTCTCACAATGAAACCGGCCTGAGAGATGTGACGGTCACGGCCACACCTTGTGGCCATTGCCGACAGTTTATGAATGAACTGACGACGGCTCAAACCATGGAGATCCTGCTGCCTGATGATCAGAGTAAGCTTCAGGCATTTCTGCCCCACTCCTTCGGCCCGGCCGATCTGGGGATGACCGATGGTCTGATGACACCGATGAATCATCACCTGGCGATCGACTCTGAAGACCCGTTAGCAAAAGCTGCTCTTGAGGAAGCAAACAGAAGCTATGCCCCCTACACCAAGGGCTTTGCGGCGATCGCTCTGGAGTTTGCCGATGGCTCTGTCTACTGTGGTCGCTACGCTGAGAATGCAGCCTTTAACCCGAGTCTGCCACCAATGCAGATGGCGTGTAACCTGGCAAATCTCCACCATGCCGATCTCTCAACCATCAAGCGTGCCCTGCTGGTGGAAAATGAGAGAGGGATGATTAGCCAGCAAGACTCGGCTCAATCTGCCCTTTCAGCCCTGAGCTCTTTGTCCCTGGAAGTCATCAAGGCTTCATGACTCTGATAACAGGGCCGCGCATATAGCGGTCCTGTATCGGTTTTATGGTAGAATCCCTGGCTTAGTACGGTTTTCATATCGATAGGTCTGATACATTGGGTTCCACCATTCAATTTCCAGAGAATTTTACAACCGAGCTCCAGGCTGTCATGCCGGAGGGGCTTGATTTTAATGATTTTATTGAATCCTGCCAGCGCCCGTTGCGTCGCAGCATCCGCATCAACACCCTTAAAACAGATGTCGCGAGTTTTCTGACTCATGCCAAAAACAAGGGTTGGCAACTAACCCCTATCCCCTGGTGCCGAGAGGGTTTCTGGATTGAGAGGGATGAGCAGGATACCATGCCTCTGGGCAATACCTCTGAGTACTTAAGTGGTCTGTTTTACATCCAGGAAGCAAGCTCCATGCTCCCGGTATCGGCCCTGACCCTGGATCCGGCCCCCAACATGGAGCGTGTGCTGGATGCCGCCGCGGCGCCCGGCTCTAAGACGACCCAGCTCGCCGCCGTGATGAATAACCAGGGGCTGCTGGTGGCAAACGAATTTTCGGCCAGCCGCATCAAGGGGCTCTACTCGAATGTGCAGCGCTGTGGTGTCACCAATGTTGCCCTGACCCACTTTGATGCATCTGTGTTTGGTGGCTGGCTCCCCGAAGCCTTTGATGCCATTTTGCTTGATGCCCCCTGCTCCGGTGAGGGGACCATACGTAAAGATCCGGATGCATTGAAAAACTGGAGCCTTGAGCACCTCGATGAGATCGCCTCGATTCAAAAAAAACTGATCGATAGTGCCTTCCGCGCCCTCAAGGCAGGTGGTGTGATGATCTATTCCACCTGCACCCTGAATCACAGGGAGAACCAACAGGTCTGCCAATACCTCAAAGATAAATATCCTGAGGCCGTTGAGTTTGAGTCCCTGACCCATCTGTTTGACGATGCGCAAAGGGCTGCGACCCCCGAGGGCTACCTGCATGTCTGGCCGCAGATATTTGATAGTGAAGGGTTCTTCATCGCCAGGATCCGCAAAACGACAAATGTGATCTCTCACGATCTGCCGGTCAAGCGCTTGGGTAAGTTCCCCTTTAGCCCCCTGCCAAAAAAAGAGCTGGAGCCACTGCAAAGCTATCTTAAGTCTCAGTTCGGGATAGAGATGGATAAGGCAGGCTGGTATCAGCGGGATCAGGAGATCTGGCGCTTTCCGGTTGCCATCGAGCCGCTGATCGGAGAGATCCGCTTTGACCGGATCGGCATCAAGGTCGCCGAGAAGTTTAAGAAGGGTTACCGCCTGACCCATGAGTGGGCGATGGCATTTGGTGATCGGGCCGAGAGATCTGTGGTTGAGCTCCCCCGGGAGTTAGCGGTTGAGTACTGCATGGGCCGGGATGTGCGACCACAGCTGGATCCGGGGAAAGCGGAAGTGCTGGTCACCTACCAGGGGGCAACCCTGGGACTGGCCAAATGGGTTGGCAACCGCCTAAAGAACCAGCTACCCCGGGAGCTGGTTCGCGACCAGAACCTGTTTTAGCCTCAAGCCCTGCCCAGGCTGGCATTTGAGTGAGTTTCAGCTACGCTTTAGGCATAGGATACTTAGCGCACGGCTCACTATGAGCCATTCCCCTAGGCCAGGTACATCGGAATTAGTACCTGGCTTTTTTTGCCCAAAATTTGCGCTCAGCTGTTTTCGACCCGCTAACCAAGAGATTCTTCCTGCTCCTCACTCATGACCTCTTGCTGGCTCTCGCTCAGATTTGAGTTAAGCTCTTGCTGATAGAGAAGCTCAATCCCCTGCTCAATCAAAGAGGCCTGGCTGTCCTCAAGGTGCTCTGCCAACAATCGTAATTTTTGTTGGTATTCGAGGCCGATCCAGCACTGCAAACGAAACGCCCTGTCTTTTTTACGCTCAACATGGAGCCGTTGGCGCTCGGCATCGCTTTTGGGAGATAAATTCTGGTTAGTCATGGTTGCTCCGGTTAATCAAATAATCCGGATGCGGCATGGTTTTCAAATTTTTCTTTCTCATCAAAATACTCTTTGAGGGTACGAATATCCTTATGTCGGGAGACCTCGGTGATCTTATTGAGCGGCTTGCCCGCCAAAACAGATGAGGTGATAAAACCGCGGCGCAAACTGTGTCCTGAGAAATCACCGTCCGGGAAAATCTCCCGGCAGTGCTGCTTGATGATCCGATTGATCCCCTGCTCTCCAAGCCTTGCCTTGCTCAGGGTCTGCCAGCGACTGGCGCGGCGAAACAGTGGCCCCTTGAAGATCCTGGCCTGTTGCAGATAATTTCTGATTGCCATTACCGGGCAGAAACTACCACCGGCGATGATCGCGATTTCACTAGCTACCAGCTGGTGTTTGCTGGGTTTGATCCGCATGCGGATCCCGCGACTCTCAAATGCCAGATCCTCAATATCCAATCGGGAGGCCTCAGAGCGACGCAAGGCCCCATAGAACATCAGGATCAGCAGTGCATAATCGCGCATTCCGATACTCGAACTCAGATCGATTTGACTGAGCACCTGCCTGAGTTTTTGGCTGGTCAGGGCATCCTTTTTCAGTACCGAGGTGTCGCCAAGGCGCACAATACCGCGCATCATCTCTTTAACTTCCGGATGCTCCGTCGGCAGCGGAAACACTCCCTTTTTTTTAAGAGCATGGCGGATCCCGGCCA from the Dongshaea marina genome contains:
- the cdd gene encoding cytidine deaminase; the protein is MHTRLQQALQQLPENLQSAVQPMLQDGFNATFSAAQVAELKQSTGLDDPQLQLALLPLAAAFAVVPISNFQVGAIARGKTGSLYLGANFEFSGNGLFHSIHAEQSAISNAWSHNETGLRDVTVTATPCGHCRQFMNELTTAQTMEILLPDDQSKLQAFLPHSFGPADLGMTDGLMTPMNHHLAIDSEDPLAKAALEEANRSYAPYTKGFAAIALEFADGSVYCGRYAENAAFNPSLPPMQMACNLANLHHADLSTIKRALLVENERGMISQQDSAQSALSALSSLSLEVIKAS
- a CDS encoding MbcA/ParS/Xre antitoxin family protein, with amino-acid sequence MSIQFHCKQTGQMALQGFFRLAELWQLSREQQQILLGSLPDSTYFKYKKLPEVSLGRDLIERISYLMGIEKNLKALFGSVELARNWVHQPNQLAPFHGKTAIELMLGGSLLDIAAVRRYLDRWLG
- a CDS encoding RES family NAD+ phosphorylase; the protein is MKTQLNLSQWFHLRLCHWPEISTQNCSSHDPEERLLASQIEQLTCPLARHHRDERRSGPKSHWAGTLVAESLLRAFSCPRASQFSDGSFGVFYAYDSVKTAAGELMRELTPLLAETVQVDLELTAKIEWMTPLKPLVDFEKSLDQDQCSPATQLDFARQIVKSQGNGIYFRTTANPIGRGIALLRQDVCGPLTEDGYLRFIWNGEHQQFCGSFKMQFVY
- the rsmF gene encoding 16S rRNA (cytosine(1407)-C(5))-methyltransferase RsmF, whose protein sequence is MGSTIQFPENFTTELQAVMPEGLDFNDFIESCQRPLRRSIRINTLKTDVASFLTHAKNKGWQLTPIPWCREGFWIERDEQDTMPLGNTSEYLSGLFYIQEASSMLPVSALTLDPAPNMERVLDAAAAPGSKTTQLAAVMNNQGLLVANEFSASRIKGLYSNVQRCGVTNVALTHFDASVFGGWLPEAFDAILLDAPCSGEGTIRKDPDALKNWSLEHLDEIASIQKKLIDSAFRALKAGGVMIYSTCTLNHRENQQVCQYLKDKYPEAVEFESLTHLFDDAQRAATPEGYLHVWPQIFDSEGFFIARIRKTTNVISHDLPVKRLGKFPFSPLPKKELEPLQSYLKSQFGIEMDKAGWYQRDQEIWRFPVAIEPLIGEIRFDRIGIKVAEKFKKGYRLTHEWAMAFGDRAERSVVELPRELAVEYCMGRDVRPQLDPGKAEVLVTYQGATLGLAKWVGNRLKNQLPRELVRDQNLF
- a CDS encoding AAA family ATPase, producing MVELKANVLKPDYSQDFPAIERLTDVEARNFVDLQPRAQSAFEAFTLLSGQTEFFLLNGFTGVDYERACRDLIQRYDDHSKHLYDVCYAENLINPFKPIWLHLMPGTGIKFCEQISELIHYMQHHLDAEHLVTKILKKQNGDEKVADYLEQLSAHVAQNKEFQHPVLINLLIHHDTGQRPVLFARDLSWEKLFGSVNYQTEQGSVFSHHHLLEPGLVRQANGGYLVLPIDELLDQPHLWFKLRNAIAEGYLDWNYYQESKQLTPLYQPEATPLNISVILVGDRVSAAEISMLDREVVDIVSLRADLIHELDTNQYLGEFIGYLEGLRQKFNLADFDRGAIKALCRYASRLCEHQSFVSLAEAPIASLMKLASARQPELITAEDISRVLKEQDYRLNYLVEHSDRAIIDGQILLQTSGQVVGQINGLSVIEILGHPYNFGEPVRLTATVHLGEGELSDIERKAELAGQIHAKAMMIIHGYLSNIFGSENPSPLSGNLVFEQSYHEIDGDSASLTGLCAVLSALSHVPIYQHFAVTGAVDQFGNVQPVGGVNEKIEGFFRVCKIHGLNGKQGVILPHTNTMQLNLADEVIEAVEQGKFHLYPVEHVEEAIELLTGMSAGDSSQPNTLFGKIRQRLDELNFSENRSVSILKRIFSRT
- the fabA gene encoding bifunctional 3-hydroxydecanoyl-ACP dehydratase/trans-2-decenoyl-ACP isomerase, with the translated sequence MSEQNKSLKELGRNSFEKQDLLDCSQGILFGEGNSQLPAPNMLMMDRIAHISDEGGEFGKGEIIAELDITPELWFFDCHFPGDPVMPGCLGLDAMWQLVGFFLGWEGGPGKGRALGVGEVKFTGQILPTAKKVTYKIKMKRVIRRKLYMGVADGSVEVDGKEIYVAKDLKVGLFQDTSTF
- a CDS encoding site-specific integrase is translated as MNFIADQATGNLSHWKWVDREKELGELTDGTPRKPSTLVRRLAGIRHALKKKGVFPLPTEHPEVKEMMRGIVRLGDTSVLKKDALTSQKLRQVLSQIDLSSSIGMRDYALLILMFYGALRRSEASRLDIEDLAFESRGIRMRIKPSKHQLVASEIAIIAGGSFCPVMAIRNYLQQARIFKGPLFRRASRWQTLSKARLGEQGINRIIKQHCREIFPDGDFSGHSLRRGFITSSVLAGKPLNKITEVSRHKDIRTLKEYFDEKEKFENHAASGLFD
- a CDS encoding CidA/LrgA family protein, which encodes MRQFLIIIRDLLVLFACLEVGELIAHQLPFPFPGSIIGMLLLFVLLSLQLVKLHWVEAGAGLLLRHMSVLFIPVAVGVMAYSALLQQALIYIVLSALSGVVLILLVVGHLYQRLNQ